The sequence below is a genomic window from Bacteroidota bacterium.
AAGAAGTGTCAGCGGTACTCCGATATGATTGTTAAGATTTCCGGAAGTGGCAAGAACTTTATACTTCTCTGATAAAATACTTTTGATTAATTCTTTAGTTGTGGTCTTTCCATTGCTACCTGTGATGGCGATGAATGGAATTTTTAATTGAGTGCGGTGATATTTTGCAAGTTCCTGCAAAGTCAAAAGGCAATCCTTTACTAAAATATAATTGCCATTATTGAAATACTTTGTTTCATCATCAATAACAGCATAACTGCATCCCTGCTGAAGAGCTGATTCAGCAAAATTGTTCCCGTTAAAATTCCCTCCTCTCAATGCAAAAAAAACAGAACCTACAGGTATTTTCCTGCTGTCAGTCGTAATATGAGAATTTGTTTTGAAACGAGAATAAATTTCTTGTATGGAGGGAAATTTCATTTGCTGTAAAAGTACGGAAACAAAAAATCCCGTCACTAAATGTGGCGGGATTTCCTGATATGCTATTTAAAATTATCTTTTCTTACTGCTGCCCATTCCCTGAGGACTTCCTATACGTGCCATTGAACAACGAAAGCCAAGCCATGCGAAATCCTGGCGCTGATCCAGAAATCTGCGTGTGCCGGGAACCATCCAATAGGCTCTGTCCTTCCAAGAAGCTCCTTTATACACATGTGCTTTATTATTGACAAGCGACATTTGATATTGTTCTTTTGGGTTTTGGTCAGGAAATTTAGTTTTATCAACCGGATACTGATACATTTCAAAATTTGCTTCTCTGTCTGTAGCGGGAGGGTCTCCATCATACATAATACTTGATTGGTGGTCGCCATCATGATAATTAATATTATCAGCGTACTTATAATTTCTGCGCTCATCAAGGTGGTCTTCCTTTTCCTTAATATCCACATTGCGCATTTTTACAAGACCAGGTCGGCTTATTAAATTGCTATCTGCATCATAAAGAAGCGAGTCGCCCTGGTCAACCATAGTGCCGTCTTCATCCTTTATTGCTGTTTGAAAAACATTGCCACGGAATGGTCGGAAATCATCCATATCCATATAAGTAAGAGGGCGGTATACGTCCATCACCCATTCGCTTACGTTGCCTGCCATGTTATATAATCCGTAATCATTGGGCCAATAAGAATAAACAGGAGCTGTAATATCGGCTGCGTCATTTAAACGACCGGCAATACCCATGTAATCGCCACCTGTTATTACAAAATTTCCCATGAAGTCACCAATAAATTTATCGTTAGGATTACGCACTGCGTGACCATTCCATGGATATAAACGTCTTTCCAAAATTCGTCCTTCTATAGTATTTCCAATCAATCCGTATGCAGCAAATTCCCACTCAGCTTCGGTGGGAAGGCGGTACTTAGGTAAAAGAATTCCATCTTCCATGCGAACTTTTCTTTCTGTTCCATCGGGACGAGGGATTAATTGTTTTACAACACCTTCATATTTTCCGGCAAAGTAAGCATCGGTATTAAAGTTGTTAGCCAAACTTTGACCAAGATCCCAATCAAGAATTCCTTCGCGGATGAGGATGTACTCATTTACACGATCAGTTCGCCATACGCAGAAATCGCTTGCCTGAAGCCAGTTTACACCCACAACGGGATAATCGCGGTAGGACGGGTGGCGAAGATAATAATCAACATATGGTTCATTGAAAGCAAGTCGTGAACGCCAAACGAGCGTATCAGGAAGAGCTCTTTTATAAATCTCAAAAAAGGTTTCATCTCCGGCATAAATCCTGCTCAGCCAATGAAGATATTCGAGATAATCAAGGTTTCGGATTTCTGTTTCATCAATGTAAAATGAAGAAACGGTTACTCTTTTTGGAATTGTGTTCCAGTCGTAATTGACATCCTGTTCAACACGCCCCATGGTAAATGTTCCGCCTTCAACAAGCACTAAACCTGGCCCGGTTTCCTGCTCTACATAAGGAAGAACTTCGAACCCGCCATTGGCGGCATCGTTGTAATTCCATCCTGTAATAGGTGAGGTTTCTTTGCCGCACGAAGCAAGAAAAACAACACTGCTTGTTAAAAGTGCTACACCTGTAATCTTGATAAGTGTTTTCATATTTTTATTTTTTTATTTACTTTCTAATTATATTATTAACTACTAACGTAAGAGTTCTAAAAATATTTTATATGAATTAAAAGGAAGGGCAACTTACTGTTCTGAACTTTTTATGTCTTGGTCTGCATTTGAAAAGCAACTGGAAAGATATTTCGTGAGAACCAGCTGTTACAATTCCTAATTTAGAAACAGTGATGTCATAACTATATCCCATTTTAACAGGGTCTTGCTGAAAACCAACAAGGGCAACAACAGCATCTTCATTTCTGTACCATAAACCTCCGACAATAGGACCTTTGGTGAGGTAAAGTCCCAGGTTTAATTCTCTGAAATCCTGCTGCTGCTGATAAATAATATTGGGAGAAATATTTGACTGACCATATCTTCCATCAAGAGGAATTACAGCGCCTGCGTGACCGGTGAATTTCATTGGCAGGGGACTATTTGAATAAAGAAAAGCTTCGTCTGGTTCTGC
It includes:
- the gldJ gene encoding gliding motility lipoprotein GldJ, with translation MKTLIKITGVALLTSSVVFLASCGKETSPITGWNYNDAANGGFEVLPYVEQETGPGLVLVEGGTFTMGRVEQDVNYDWNTIPKRVTVSSFYIDETEIRNLDYLEYLHWLSRIYAGDETFFEIYKRALPDTLVWRSRLAFNEPYVDYYLRHPSYRDYPVVGVNWLQASDFCVWRTDRVNEYILIREGILDWDLGQSLANNFNTDAYFAGKYEGVVKQLIPRPDGTERKVRMEDGILLPKYRLPTEAEWEFAAYGLIGNTIEGRILERRLYPWNGHAVRNPNDKFIGDFMGNFVITGGDYMGIAGRLNDAADITAPVYSYWPNDYGLYNMAGNVSEWVMDVYRPLTYMDMDDFRPFRGNVFQTAIKDEDGTMVDQGDSLLYDADSNLISRPGLVKMRNVDIKEKEDHLDERRNYKYADNINYHDGDHQSSIMYDGDPPATDREANFEMYQYPVDKTKFPDQNPKEQYQMSLVNNKAHVYKGASWKDRAYWMVPGTRRFLDQRQDFAWLGFRCSMARIGSPQGMGSSKKR